In the Paramormyrops kingsleyae isolate MSU_618 chromosome 6, PKINGS_0.4, whole genome shotgun sequence genome, one interval contains:
- the LOC111859078 gene encoding epithelial membrane protein 3-like has product MGFLLVFVTLLHLITLTILFIATTEKSWWVWSGEENSDLWYHCKLDNITGAWLCTSSKESEWLHAVQALMVLAVIFSSIAFLIFLAQLFKMSKGGLFYITGLCQVFAGLTAFSAVIIYTLHRNEILQDPSQRRSGSYGYCYVLGWLCVPMLLGSGIIYIHLRKKE; this is encoded by the exons ATGGGTTTCTTGCTTGTGTTTGTGACCCTCCTGCACTTGATAACACtcaccattttatttattgccaCCACTGAAAAG TCCTGGTGGGTGTGGAGCGGTGAGGAGAACTCAGACCTCTGGTATCACTGCAAGCTTGACAACATCACAGGAGCCTGGCTGTGCACATCTTCCAAAGAAAGCG AGTGGCTCCATGCTGTACAGGCCCTCATGGTCCTCGCCGTCATCTTCTCCTCCATTGCATTTTTGATCTTTCTTGCCCAGCTCTTCAAAATGTCCAAAGGAGGCCTCTTTTACATCACTGGGCTATGCCAGGTCTTTGCAG GCCTCACAGCCTTTTCGGCCGTGATCATCTACACACTGCACCGCAACGAAATCCTCCAGGATCCCAGCCAGCGACGTTCCGGTTCCTACGGGTACTGCTATGTTTTGGGCTGGCTCTGTGTGCCCATGCTCCTGGGCAGTGGCATCATCTACATCCACCTGCGCAAGAAAGAGTGA